In a single window of the Drosophila subpulchrella strain 33 F10 #4 breed RU33 chromosome X, RU_Dsub_v1.1 Primary Assembly, whole genome shotgun sequence genome:
- the LOC119557681 gene encoding RNA-binding protein pno1, producing MEVENIKADAFEPTKRAPKRGATGGGQQDVEMQVDEATGIEGQVLESLRASAPPKAKRARSELRKVSVPPHRYSSLKEHWMKIFTPVVEHMKLQIRFNMKARQVELRVGPETPDIANLQRGADFVRAFLCGFEVDDALALLRLEDLFVESFEIKDVKTLRGDHQSRAIGRLAGKGGRTKFTIENVTKTRIVLADSKIHILGSYQNIQLARRAVCNLILGSPPSKVYGNLRAVASRLSERM from the coding sequence ATGGAGGTAGAGAACATCAAGGCGGACGCATTCGAGCCGACGAAGCGGGCACCCAAGCGCGGAGCCACCGGTGGTGGGCAGCAGGACGTGGAGATGCAGGTGGACGAGGCCACCGGCATTGAGGGCCAGGTGCTGGAATCCCTGCGAGCCTCGGCTCCGCCCAAGGCCAAGCGCGCCAGGAGCGAGCTGCGCAAGGTGTCGGTGCCGCCGCACAGGTACTCCTCGCTGAAGGAGCACTGGATGAAGATCTTCACGCCCGTGGTGGAGCACATGAAGCTGCAGATCCGCTTCAACATGAAGGCGCGCCAGGTGGAGCTGCGCGTCGGCCCCGAGACGCCGGACATTGCCAACCTGCAGCGCGGTGCGGACTTCGTGCGCGCCTTCCTCTGCGGCTTCGAGGTGGACGACGCCCTGGCCCTGCTACGGCTGGAGGACCTCTTTGTCGAGTCGTTCGAGATCAAGGACGTGAAGACGCTGCGCGGTGACCACCAGTCGCGTGCCATTGGTCGCCTGGCCGGCAAGGGTGGACGCACCAAGTTCACCATCGAGAACGTGACCAAGACCCGCATCGTGCTAGCCGACAGCAAGATCCACATACTCGGCAGCTACCAGAACATCCAGCTGGCACGTCGGGCGGTCTGCAACCTCATCCTGGGATCGCCGCCCAGCAAGGTGTACGGCAACCTGAGGGCCGTCGCCTCGCGCCTCTCGGAGCGCATGTGA
- the LOC119557680 gene encoding syntaxin-16, whose amino-acid sequence MTSRNLTEVFVIMRNNASKNRNHYDDRRGSDAERLLKHTVREAEEGLELQDDYGTPPAWLDKFEEAQYTMSKIKPKLDELGSLHARHLLRPAFDDQRDDECDIEVLSQIVSKLITSTHRHIQCVRSSIGVGTKVEQCLTANAVHCALLQLQELTVKFRASQNAYLLQLNSREERSQKYFDDGGGAGDVFTNVELGDQGVENFVDSFDNFLQPPAEGKGSNGNSYLFEEDDEAIDDHFQRPPASRMTQQQLLLFEEENSRVAQHREQEVTKIVKSIYDLNDIFKDLGHMVQEQGTVLDRIDYNVEQTQTRVSEGLRQLHKAEMYQRKNRKMCVILILAAVTFFMLLLLILTKL is encoded by the exons ATGACGTCCCGCAACCTGACGGAGGTGTTTGTCATCATGCGCAACAATGCTTCCAAGAACCGGAACCACTACGACGACCGG AGGGGCAGTGATGCGGAGCGCCTGCTGAAGCACACGGTGCGGGAGGCGGAGGAGGGACTGGAGCTGCAGGACGACTACGGCACACCGCCCGCCTGGCTGGACAAGTTTGAGGAGGCGCAGTACACCATGTCCAA GATCAAGCCAAAGCTGGACGAACTGGGCTCCCTGCACGCCCGCCACCTGCTGCGACCCGCCTTCGATGACCAGCGGGACGACGAGTGCGACATCGAGGTGCTTAGCCAGATTGTCTCCAAGCTGATCACCTCTACGCACCGGCATATCCAGTGCGTGCGCTCCAGCATCGGCGTGGGCACCAAGGTGGAGCAGTGTCTGACCGCCAACGCGGTGCACTGCGCCCTGCTCCAGCTGCAGGAGCTGACGGTGAAGTTCCGGGCCAGCCAGAATGCCTACCTGCTGCAGCTCAACTCCCGCGAGGAGCGCTCGCAAAAGTACTTTGACGACGGAGGCGGCGCCGGCGATGTCTTCACAAATGTGGAACTAGGCGACCAGGGCGTCGAGAACTTCGTCGACTCCTTTGACAACTTCCTGCAGCCGCCGGCGGAGGGCAAGGGCAGCAATGGCAACAGCTACCTGTTCGAGGAAGACGATGAGGCCATCGATGATCACTTCCAGAGGCCGCCGGCCAGCCGGATGACccagcagcagctgctgctCTTCGAGGAGGAGAACTCACGGGTGGCGCAGCACCGCGAGCAGGAGGTGACCAAGATAGTCAAGTCCATCTACGACCTGAACGACATCTTCAAGGATCTGGGGCACATGGTCCAGGAGCAGGGCACCGTGCTCGATCGCATCGACTACAATGTGGAGCAGACGCAGACGCGTGTCTCGGAGGGATTGCGCCAGCTGCACAAGGCCGAGATGTATCAGCGCAAGAACCGCAAGATGTGCGTCATCCTGATCCTGGCCGCAGTCACCTTCTtcatgctgctgctgctcatCCTGACCAAGCTCTAG